From a region of the Bombus terrestris chromosome 8, iyBomTerr1.2, whole genome shotgun sequence genome:
- the LOC100643244 gene encoding uncharacterized protein LOC100643244, which translates to MSKFLFKSIRLFLIKNNSNVNQYVQNFSKSCINHADEEKKKGKTTRTPKITLIHTDKSVSVISLENAEKLAKRRDLELIHVSDTSKSGRSVYELVSSSKIDEMTNNVEVCKDEQKIKSIKIFTIKQNIMNYDLNVKINNINKTLKKNYKAKILFSHPNGPQEEMIKEIKKKIQGFISGTQKNKDSTVLIYTPLLKDENISSKEDVNDK; encoded by the exons ATgtccaaatttctatttaaatcaattagattatttttaattaagaataaCAGTAACGTAAATCAGTATGttcaaaattttagtaaaagTTGTATAAATCATGCAGatgaggagaaaaagaaaggaaagactaCAAGGACTCCCAAAATTACACTTATACATACAGATAAATCTGTTTCTGTCATTTCATTAGAGAACGCAGAAAAATTAGCTAAAAGACGAGATCTTGAGTTAATACATGTATCAGATACATCTAAAAGTGGTAGAAGTGTGTATGAACTTGTAAGTTCTTCAAAGATTGATGAGATGACAAACAATGTAGAAGTATGTAAAGATGAACAGAAGATAAAGTCTATTAAGATATTTACTATAAAACAGAATATTATGAATTAtgatttaaatgtaaaaattaataatattaacaaaacgttaaaaaaaaattataaggcTAAAATATTGTTTTCCCACCCTAACGGGCCTCAA gaagagatgataaaagaaattaaaaaaaagatacagGGATTTATCTCAGGAACACAGAAGAACAAAGATAGTACTGTACTTATATATACTCCTTtattaaaagatgaaaatatttcttcaaaggAAGATGTTAATGATAAGTAA